The Branchiostoma floridae strain S238N-H82 chromosome 12, Bfl_VNyyK, whole genome shotgun sequence genome segment GCACTTTTCCAGCAAGTGGTTCAAGGGGTAAGAACCGATCATTTCTCAAAAGGAAATTGAGTTTCGTCCAGCAGTGCGGAATACTCTCTACCTTGCTGTGTCGGCACATTTCTGCTGTGAGCGATAGGAAGCAATGATTGTTTGCCATCAGGCTCTTTTAGTTGCATCACTTCTTCCCTTCCTGTTTAACACCATCTTCTCCATGGTTTTACATGTTGACCACTACCTTTACAAGCAGTCCGGGGATAGCAGCCGTTCAACCCATTGGCTTCGCACCTGGGTAAGTAACCTCTTCTATCGAAATGGCGCCAGGTCCTAAAGAGCCATGGCACTACACCTCTATGGTCGGCATACTCTGTAATTTGGGACCAGACAGATGTCTTCCTTTTGAGCTCATCTCCATTTCTCTTGCAGCTGCGGGGGCGTAGTTTCGACCGTGCAATGTGCCGTTGCTCCCTTCGCCCTGGCGACTGTGTCCGACACCTTCCAGAATCTACAGGGGACCTTGGGAGCTTTGACCGTTGGTCCTGCAGGAGCTACCGTTGTGTCTGCTGGTAGGTACACTTGGCCCGGCCAAACTCATTTTCTCTACCGTTTAGTCCAATTCAGACGAACCTCCTACTTCATAGACGTATCAGAGTAAAAGCGAAAATCAGAAGTCTGCTTGCTACACTTTACTAAGTTGTTGGTCATCCCCTCCATATGTACCTGCTGCAGCCACAAGAACAACCGTCATTGTCACGGTGGAGCTGACTCTTCCCTACACCGTGGACCTTCAAGATACGTCATCACAAGCCTATACCAACTTGAGCGTAACTATTGAAAATGCGGTAGGTTTTCTTCTGTCTAGCAACGTTTACTGCTGATATGCCTGGTCATGTGGTTCTTTCACCGTTGGTTAGAGCAAGAAAAATGCAAGCTCCTCAATGATGGACTGTCAGCGCAAAGAGAAGGTGCTTGGTTGTGCTCAGAAGTCAGTTTACTAGTCACAAGCATTCGCCTTGACATCTTTTTCAGGTCCTGCAAGTATTTGCTGCCAACCCAGCAGACATCCAGTCGGTGTCCATCACGTCGGTGGCCCCAGGGTAAGATTGAAAGTCTTGCTGTATGCAGCTTTATTGTCAATCACTAAATTTGGCTTCCTATCACTATGATGAAAGCCAAGTCgctacaatgtactttgtaCTATCAAAGACTTTTCTTGCCATGCCGTTGGGCCTTGATGAAAGGTTATGTGCATTATATGCTCCTGTTTTCTTTTGGCAGAGCGACCGCAACAAGCACATCAGTGACTGTAAGTGTAGTAACGCTAGGTGCAAATGTCGACGTCACCACCCAAATCATCGTCAATACCACAGCGGCGGGAGTGCAGCTTGGAAACCTGCCTGTAGTGTCGTCTACCGTTGgagatactagtatgttgacATGCACTTCAACCGCTAGGCTAACGTCGTTTTCCTCCGCCTTTTCTTGCTTTCCTGTTCTTGACAGATGTGGCTTTATTCCaacttgtatcttttttttctctccataGCTCCTCCATGTAGAGCTGTAGCAGACATCGTCTTCCTTGTGGATGGCACCGGCAGCGTCGGCTTGGAGAACTTCGAGCGAATGAAGACCTTCATCAGGCAGCTCTTTGCCTACTTGGATATCGGAGAAAACGCCGTTCGCGTCTCCATCGTTCAGTATGCAGCCCAGGCGCGCACAGAATTCTTTCTTGACCAGTACTACGATCTCCAGGAGGCGCAAGATGCAGTGGATGGTATTGATTACATGGGCGGCTACACGCTGACGGGTAAGGCCATCGACTTCGCCACTAATCTGCACTTCGACCTGAGGAAGGGCGCGCGAGCCGACGTCACCAAGATAGCCGTTGTCATCACCGACGGCATATCCTATGACGACGTCAACCGTCCTGCTCGGAGGATGCGCCAGGCAGGAATCGTCACCATTGCTGTCGGTGTGGGCAATAACTTGGACAGAGACCAGCTGCTAGCTATCGCAGGAGATCCGAGGACTCTTCTGTCTCTAGATGACTTCGACAGACTTCAGGACTTGACTACTTCTCTGCCCACCATGATTTGCGACGGTAAGATCCGGACTCTGTTACTAGTACAAAGGGGACTGTTTCGACTGTTAAGAGATTTTGCCTTCTGCTGATCATGAGtcttgcttgttttgttttttacatgttttcagcTCCCtgattctttttctttgatatagtTGGAACAAGTCAGCAAATTGTCGTCTCCATCTGCATCACCACGACGTACGGTACGGACCTTCTGAACGCCAACTCCAGTGACTCCACGGCACTTTTCCAGCAAGTGGTTCAAGGGGTAAGAACCGATCATTTCTCAAAAGGAAATTGAGTTTCGTCCAGCAGTGCGGAATACTCTCTACCTTGCTGTGTCGGCACATTTCTGCTGTAAGCGATAGGAAGCAATGATTGTTTGCCATCAGGCTCTTTTAGTTGCATCACTTCTTCCCTTCCTGTTTAACACCATCTTCTCCATGGTTTTACAGTTGACCACTACCTTTACAAGCAGTCCGGGGATAGCAGCCGTTCAACCCATTGGCTTCGCACCTGGGTAAGTAACCTCTTCTATCGAAATGGCGCCAGGTCCTAAAGAGCCATGGCACTACACCTCTATGGTCGGCATACTCTGTAATTTGGGACCAGACAGATGACTTCCTTTTGAGCTCATCTCCATTTCTCTTGCAGCTGTGGAGGCGTAGTTTCGACCGTGCAATGTGCCGTTGCTCCCTTCGCCCTGGCGACTGTGTCCGACACCTTCCAGAATCTACAGGGGGCCTTGGGAGCTTTGACCGTTGGTCCTGCAGGAGCTACCGTTGTGTCTGCTGGTAGGTACACTTGGCCCGGCCAAACTCATTTTCTCTACCGTTTAGTCCAATTCAGACGAACCTCCTACTTCATAGACGTATCAGAGTAAAATCGAAGATCAGAAGTCTACTTGCTACACTTTACTAAGTTGTTGGTCATCCCCTCCATATGTACCTGCTGCAGCCACAAGAACAACCGTCATTGTCACGGTGGAGCTGACTCTTTCCTACACCGTTGACCTTCAAGATACGTCATCACAAGCCTATACCAACTTGAGCGTAACTATTGAAAATGCGGTAGGTTTCCTTCTGTCTAGCAACGTTTACTGCTGATATGCCTGGTCATGTGGTTCTTTCACCGTTGGTTAGAGCAAGAAAAATGCACGCTCCCCAATGACGGACTGTCAGCTCAAATAGAAGGTGCTTGGTTGTGCCCAGAAGACAGTTTACTAGTCACAAGCATTCGCCTTGACATCTTTTTCAGGTCCTGCAAGTATTTGCTGCCAACCCAGCAGACATCCAGTCGGTGTCCATCACGTCGGTGGCCCCAGGGTAAGATTGAAAGTCTTGCTGTATGCAGCTTTATTGTCAATCACTAAATTTGGCTTCCTATCACTATGATGAAAGCCAAGTcactacaatgtactttgtaCTATCAAAGACTTTTCTTGCCATGCCGTTGGGCCTTGATGAAAGGTTATGTGCATTATATGCTCCTGTTTTCTTTTGGCAGAGCGACCGCAACAAGCACATCAGTGACTGTAAGTGTAGTAACGCTAGGTGCAAATGTCGACGTCACCACCCAAATCATCGTCAACACCACAGCGGCGGGAGTGCAGCTTGGAAACCTGCCAGTAGTGTCGTCTACCGTTGGAGATACTAGTATGTGGATATGCACTTTTCCCGCTAGACTAACGTTGTTTTCCTCCGTCTTTTCTGGCTTTCATGTTCTTGGCGGATGCGAATTCTTTCCAACTTGTTGCATTTCTCTCCCTAGCTCCCCCATGTTCGGCAGTAGCAGACATCGTCTTCATTGTGGATGGCACCGGTAGCGTCGGCTTGGAGAACTTCGAGCGAATGAAGACCTTCATCGGGCAGCTCTTTGCCTACTTGGATATCGGAGAAAACGCCGTTCGCGTCTCCATCGTTCAGTATGCAGCCCAGGCGCGCACAGAATTCTTCCTTGACCAGTACTACGACCTCCAGGAGGCGCAAGATGCAGTGGATGGTATTGAGTACATGGGCGGCTACACGCTGACGGGTAAAGCCATCGACTTCGCCACCAATCTGCACTTCGACCTGAGGAAGGGCGCGCGAGCCGACGTCACCAAGATAGCCGTTGTCATCACCGACGGCAGATCCTATGACGACGTCAATCGTCCTGCTCGGAGGATGCGCCAGGCAGGAATCGTCACCATTGCTGTCGGTGTGGGCAATAACTTGGACAGAGACCAGCTGACAGCTATCGCAGGAGATCCAAAGACTCTTCTGTCCCTGGATGGTTTCGACAGACTTCAGGACTTGACTACTTCTCTGCCCACCATGCTTTGCGACGGTAAGATTCGGACTCAGTTACTAAGTATATAAAGCGGACTGTTTCGACTTTTCAGAGATTTGCCTTTTGCTGAgtcttacttgtttgtttgttttttacatgttttcagcactctgatttttttctttcatacagtTGGTACAAGTCAGCAAATTGTCGTCTCTATCTGCATCACCACGACGTACGATACCAACCTTCTGAACGCCAACTCCAGTGACTCCACGGCACTTTTCCAGCAAGTTGTTCAAGGGGTAAGAACCGATCATTTCTCCAGAGGAAATTGAGGTTCGTCCAGCAGTGCGGGATACTTTCACATGCCTGTGTCGGCACNNNNNNNNNNNNNNNNNNNNNNNNNNNNNNNNNNNNNNNNNNNNNNNNNNNNNNNNNNNNNNNNNNNNNNNNNNNNNNNNNNNNNNNNNNNNNNNNNNNNNNNNNNNNNNNNNNNNNNNNNNNNNNNNNNTAGCAGCCGTTCAACCCATTGGCTTCGCACCTGGGTAAGTAACCTCTTCTATCGGAATGGCGCCAGCTCAAAAACAACATGCCACTACACCTCTGTGGTCGGCAAAGTCGGTAGTGTGATATCAGGCTAGGCAGGTCTCCACTTTGAGCTTACCTCCATTTCTCTTCCAGCTGTGGAGGCGTAGTTTCCACCGTGCAATGCGCCGTTGCTCCCTTCGCCCTGGAGACTGTTTCCAACACCTTCCAGACTCTACAGGTGAACTTGGGAGACTTGACCATTGTTCCTGCGGAAACTACCGTTGTGTCTGCTGGTAAGTACACTTGGCTTGGCCAAACTCGTTTTCTCTACCGTTCAATCCATTTCAGACGGTCCTCCCACGACATAGACGTATCAGAATAAATCTGAAGATCAGAAGTCTACTTGCTACATTTTACTACGTTGTTGGTCATTACCTTCATAAATTATGTACTTGCTGCAGCCTCAAGAGCAACCGTCATTGTCACGGTGGAGTTGACTCTTGACTACACCGTTGACCTTCAAGATACGTCATCACAAGCCTACATCGACTTGAGCGTCACTATCGAAAATGCGGTAGGTTTCCTTCTGTTTAGCAACGTTTACTGCTGAAATCCTTTGCCATGTGGTTCTTTGTCCGTTGGTGACAGAAAGAAATGTGCTCGCTTCTCAATGACGGACAGTCAGCGCAAAGGTAGACGCTTGATTGTGCTCGGAGGCCATTGTACTAGTCACGAGCCTTGACATCTTTTTCAGGTCCTGCAAGTCTTTGCTGCCAACCCAGCAGACATCCAGTCGGTGTCCATCACGTCGGTGGCCCCAGGGTAAGATTGAATGTCTTGCTGTATGCAGCTTTATTGTCAATCACTTATTCGGCTTCCTATTTCGATTATGAAATTCATGTCGCTACAgtgtactttgtacaattgaAGACTGTTCTTGCCATGCCTTGAAGAAGGTTCATGTTCCATATGCtcctgttttctttttgcagaGCGTCCGCAACAACCACATCAGTGACTGTAAGTGTAGTCACGCTAGGTGCAAATGTCGACGTCACCACCCAAATCATCGTCAACACCACAGCGGCGGGAGTGCAGCTTGGAAACCTGCCAGTAGTGTCGTCTACCGTTGGAGATACTAGTATGTGGATAATTATGCACTTTTACCGCTAGGCTAACGTTGTTTTCCTCCGTCTTTTCTGGCTTTCATGTTCTTGGCGGATGCGAATTCCTTCCAACTTGTTGCATTTCTCTCCCTAGCTCCCCCATGTTCGGCAGTAGCAGACATCGTCTTCATTGTGGATGGCACCGGTAGCGTCGGCTTGGAGAACTTCGAGCGAATGAAGACCTTCATCGGGCAGCTCTTTGCCTACTTGGATATCGGAGAAAACGCCGTTCGCGTCTCCATCGTTCAGTATGCAGCCCAGGCGCGCACAGAATTCTTCCTTGACCAGTACTACGACCTCCAGGAGGCGCAAGATGCAGTGGATGGTATTGAGTACATGGGCGGCTACACGCTGACGGGTAAAGCCATCGACTTCGCCACCAATCTGCACTTCGACCTGAGGAAGGGCGCGCGAGCCGACGTCACCAAGATAGCCGTTGTCATCACCGACGGCAGATCCTATGACGACGTCAATCGTCCTGCTCGGAGGATGCGCCAGGCAGGAATCGTCACCATTGCTGTCGGTGTGGGCAATAACCTGGACAGAGACCAGCTGACAGCTATCGCAGGAGATCCAAAGACTCTTCTGTCCCTGGATGGTTTCGACAGACTTCAGGACTTGACTACTTCTCTGCCCACCATGCTTTGCGACGGTAAGATTCGGActcagttactagtatatgaagcGGACTGTTTCGACTTTTCAGAGATTTGCCTTTTGCTGAgtcttacttgtttgtttgttttttacatgttttcagcactctgattttttttctttcatatagtTGGTACAAGTCAGCAAATTGTCGTCTCTATCTGCATCACCACGATTTACGATACGAACCTTCTGAACGCCAACTCCAGTGACTCCACGGCACTTTTCCAGCAAGTTGTTCAAGGGGTAAGAACCGATCATTTCTCCAGAGGAAATTGAGTTTCGTCCAGCAGTGCGGAATACTTTCACATGCCTGTGTCGGCACATTTTTGCTGTAAGCAATAAGAAGCAATGATTGTTTGCCATCAGGCTCTTTTAGTTGCTTCCTTTCCTGTTTAACACCATCTTCTCCGTGGTTTTACAGTTGACCACTACCTTTGCAAGCAGTCCGGGGATAGCAGCCGTTCAACCCATTGGCTTCGCACCTGGGTAAGTAACCTCTTCTATTGGAATGGCGCCAGCTCAAAAACAACATGCCACTACACCTCTGTGGTCGGCAAAGTCGGTAGTGTGATATCAGGCTAGGCAGGTCTCCACTTTGAGCTTACCTCCATTTCTCTTCCAGCTGTGGAGGCGTAGTTTCCACCGTGCAATGCGCCGTTGCTCCCTTCGCCCTGGAGACTGTTTCCAACACCTTCCAGACTCTACAGGTGAACTTGGGAGACTTGACCATTGTTCCTGCGGAAACTACCGTTGTGTCTGCTGGTAAGTACACTTGGCTTGGCCAAACTCGTTTTCTCTACCGTTCAATCCATTTCAGACGGTCCTCCCACGACATAGACGTATCAGAGTAAATCTGAAGATCAGAAGTCTACTTGCTACATTTTACTACGTTGTTGGTCATTACCTTCATAAATTATGTACTTGCTGCAGCCTCAAGAACAACCGTCATTGTCACGGTGGAGTTGACTCTTGACTACACCGTTGACCTTCAAGATACGTCATCACAAGCCTACATCGACTTGAGCGTCACTATCGAAAATGCGGTAGGTTTTCTTCTGTTTAGCAACGTTTACTGCTGAAATCCTTTGCCATGTGGTTCTTTGTCCGTTGGTGACAGAAAGAAATGTGCTCGCTTCTCAATGACGGACAGTCAGCGCAAAGGTAGACGCTTGATTGTGCTCGGAGGCCATTGTACTAGTCACGAGCCTTGACATCTTTTTCAGGTCCTGCAAGTCTTTGCTGCCAACCCAGCAGACATCCAGTCGGTGTCCATCACGTCGGTGGCCCCAGGGTAAGATTGAATGTCTTGCTGTATGCAGCTTTATTGTCAATCACTTATTCGGCTTCCTATTTCGATTATTAAATTCATGTCGCTACAgtgtactttgtacaattgaAGACTGTTCTTGCCATGCTTTGATGAAGGTTCATGTTCCATATGCtcctgttttctttttgcagaGCGTCCGCAACAACCACATCAGTGACTGTAAGTGTAGTCACGCTAGGTGCAAATGTCGACGTCACCACCCAAATCATCGTCAACACCACAGCAGCGGGAGTGCAGCTTGGAAACCTGCCAGTAGTGTCGTCTACCGTTGGAGATACTAGTATGTGGATATTCACTTTTACCGCTAGGTTAACGTTGTTTTCCTCCGTCTTTTCTGGCTTTCATGTTCTTGGCGGATTCGAATTCCTTCCGACTTGTTGCATTTCTCTCCCTAGCTCCCCCATGTTCGGCAGTAGCAGACATCGTCTTCATTGTGGATGGCACCGGTAGCGTCGGCTTGGAGAACTTCGAGCGAATGAAGACCTTCATCAGGCAGCTCTTTGCCTACTTGGATATCGGAGAAAACGCCGTTCGCGTCTCCATCGTTCAGTATGCAGCCCAGGCGCGCACAGAATTCTTCCTTGACCAGTACTACGACCTCCAGGAGGCGCAAGATGCAGTGGATGGTATTGAGTACATGGGCGGCTACACGCTGACGGGTAAAGCCATCGACTTCGCCACCAATCTGCACTTCGACCTGAGGAAGGGCGCGCGAGCCGACGTCACCAAGATAGCCGTTGTCATCACCGACGGCAGATCCTATGACGACGTCAACCGCCCTGCTCGGAGGATGCGCCAGGCAGGAATCGTTACCATTGCTGTCGGTGTGGGCAATAACTTGGACAGAGACCAGCTGACAGCTATCGCAGGAGATCCAAAGACCCTTCTGTCCCTGGATGGTTTCGACAGACTTCAGGACTTGACTACTTCTCTGCCCACCATGCTTTGCGACGGTAAGATTCGGActcagttactagtatatgaagcGGACTGTTTCGACTTGTCAGAGATTTGCCTTTTGCTGAgtcttacttgtttgtttgtttttttacatgttttcagcACTCTgattttttctctttcatatagTTGGTACAAGTCAGCAAATTGTCGTCTCTATCTGCATCACCACGATTTACGATACGAACCTTCTGAACGCCAACTCCAGTGACTCCACGGCACTTTTCCAGCAAGTTGTTCAAGGGGTAAGAACCGATCATTTCTCCAGAGGAAATTGAGTTTCGTCCAGCAGTGCGGGATACTTTCACATGCCTGTGTCGGCACATTTTTGCTGTAAGCAATAAGAAGCAATGATTGTTTGCCATCAGGCTCTTTTAGTTGCTTCCTTTCCTGTTTAACACCATCTTCTCCGTGGTTTTACAGTTGACCACTACCTTTGCAAGCAGTCCGGGGATAGCAGCCGTTCAACCCATTGGCTTCGCACCTGGGTAAGTAACCTCTTCTATTGGAATGGCGCCAGCTCAAAAACAACATGCCACTACACCTCTGTGGTCGGCAAAGTCGGTAGTGTGATATCAGGCTAGGCAGGTCTCCACTTTGAGCTTACCTCCATTTCTCTTCCAGCTGTGGAGGCGTAGTTTCCACCGTGCAATGCGCCGTTGCTCCCTTCGCCCTGGAGACTGTTTCCAACACCTTCCAGACTCTACAGGTGAACTTGGGAGACTTGACCATTGTTCCTGCGGAAACTACCGTTGTGTCTGCTGGTAAGTACACTTGGCTTGGCCAAACTCGTTTTCTCTACCGTTCAATCCATTTCAGACGGTCCTCCCACGACATAGACGTATCAGAGTAAATCTGAAGATCAGAAGTCTACTTGCTACATTTTACTACGTTGTTGGTCATTACCTTCATAAATTATGTACTTGCTGCAGCCTCAAGAACAACCGTCATTGTCACGGTGGAGCTGACTCTNNNNNNNNNNNNNNNNNNNNNNNNNNNNNNNNNNNNNNNNNNNNNNNNNNNNNNNNNNNNNNNNNNNNNNNNNNNNNNNNNNNNNNNNNNNNNNNNNNNNNNNNNNNNNNNNNNNNNNNNNNNNNNNNNNNNNNNNNNNNNNNNNNNNNNNNNNNNNNNNNNNNNNNNNNNNNNNNNNNNNNNNNNNNNNNNNNNNNNNNNNNNNNNNNNNNNNNNNNNNNNNNNNNNNNNNNNNNNNNNNNNNNNNNNNNNNNNNNNNNNNNNNNNNNNNNNNNNNNNNNNNNNNNNNNNNNNNNNNNNNNNNNNNNNNNNNNNNNNNNNNNNNNNNNNNNNNNNNNNNNNNNNNNNNNNNNNNNNNNNNNNNNNNNNNNNNNNNNNNNNNNNNNNNNNNNNNNNNNNNNNNNNNNNNNNNNNNNNNNNNNNNNNNNNNNNNNNNNNNNNNNNNNNNNNNNNNNNNNNNNNNNNNNNNNNNNNNNNNNNNNNNNNNNNNNNNNNNNNNNNNNNNNNNNNNNNNNNNNNNNNNNNNNNNNNNNNNNNNNNNNNNNNNNNNNNNNNNNNNNNNNNNNNNNNNNNNNNNNNNNNNNNNNNNNNNNNNNNNNNNNNNNNNNNNNNNNNNNNNNNNNNNNNNNNNNNNNNNNNNNNNNNNNNNNNNNNNNNNNNNNNNNNNNNNNNNNNNNNNNNNNNNNNNNNNNNNNNNNNNTTCTTGGCGGAGCAAATTCCTTCCAACTTGTTGCATTTCTCTCCCTAGCTCCCCCATGTTCGGCAGTAGCAGACATCGTCTTCATTGTGGATGGCACCGGTAGCGTCGGCTTGGAGAACTTCGAGCGAATGAAGACCTTCATCAGGCAGCTCTTTGCCTACTTGGATATCGGAGAAAACGCCGTTCGCGTCTCCATCGTTCAGTATGCAGCCCAGGTGCGCACAGAGTTCTTCCTTGACCAGTACTACGACCTCCAGGAGGCGCAAGATGCAGTGGATGGTATTGAGTATATGGGCGGCTTCACGCTGACGGGTAAAGCCATCGACTTCGCCACCAATCTGCACTTCGACCTGAGGAAGGGCGCGCGAGCCGACGTCACCAAGATAGCCGTTGTCATCACCGACGGCAGATCCTATGACGACGTCAACCGTCCTGCTCGGAGGATGCGCCAGGCAGGAATCGTCACCATTGCTGTCGGTGTGGGCAATAACTTGGACAGAGACCAGCTGACAGCTATCGCAGGAGATCCAAAGACTCTTCTGTCCCTGGATGGTTTCGACAGACTTCAGGACTTGACTACTTCTCTGCCCACCATGCTTTGCGACGGTAAGATTCGGActcagttactagtatatgaagcGGACTGTTTCGACTTTTCAGAGATTTGCCTTTTGCTGAgtcttacttgtttgtttgctttttacatgttttcagcactctgatttttttctttcatatagtTGGTACAAGTCAGCAAATTGTAGTCTCTATCTGCATCACCACGACGTACGATACGAACCTTCTGAACGCCAACTCCAGTGACTCCACGACACTTTTCCAGCAAGTTGTTCAAGGGGTAAGAACCGATCATTTCTCCAGAGGAAATTGAGTTTCGTCCAGCAGTGCGGGATACTTTCACATGCCTGTGTCGGCACATTTTTGCTGTAAGCAATAAGAAGCAATGATTGTTTGCCATCAGGCTCTTTTAGTTGCTTCCTTTCCTGTTTAACACCATCTTCTCCGTGGTTTTACAGTTGACCACTACCTTTGCAAGCAGTCCGGGGATAGCAGCCGTTCAACCCATTGGCTTCGCACCTGGGTAAGTAACCTCTTCTATTGGAATGGCGCCAGCTCAAAAACAACATGCCACTACACCTCTGTGGTCGGCAAAGTCGGTAGTGTGATATCAGGCTAGGCAGGTCTCCACTTTGAGCTTACCTCCATTTCTCTTCCAGCTGTGGAGGCGTAGTTTCCACCGTGCAATGCGCCGTTGCTCCCTTCGCCCTGGAGACTGTTTCCAACACCTTCCAGACTCTACAGGTGAACTTGGGAGACTTGACCATTGTTCCTGCGGAAACTACCGNNNNNNNNNNNNNNNNNNNNNNNNNNNNNNNNNNNNNNNN includes the following:
- the LOC118427037 gene encoding uncharacterized protein LOC118427037; translated protein: MLTTTFTSSPGIAAVQPIGFAPGCGGVVSTVQCAVAPFALATVSDTFQNLQGTLGALTVGPAGATVVSAATRTTVIVTVELTLPYTVDLQDTSSQAYTNLSVTIENAVLQVFAANPADIQSVSITSVAPGATATSTSVTVSVVTLGANVDVTTQIIVNTTAAGVQLGNLPVVSSTVGDTTPPCRAVADIVFLVDGTGSVGLENFERMKTFIRQLFAYLDIGENAVRVSIVQYAAQARTEFFLDQYYDLQEAQDAVDGIDYMGGYTLTGKAIDFATNLHFDLRKGARADVTKIAVVITDGISYDDVNRPARRMRQAGIVTIAVGVGNNLDRDQLLAIAGDPRTLLSLDDFDRLQDLTTSLPTMICDVGTSQQIVVSICITTTYGTDLLNANSSDSTALFQQVVQGLTTTFTSSPGIAAVQPIGFAPGCGGVVSTVQCAVAPFALETVSNTFQTLQVNLGDLTIVPAETTVVSAASRATVIVTVELTLDYTVDLQDTSSQAYIDLSVTIENAVLQVFAANPADIQSVSITSVAPGASATTTSVTVSVVTLGANVDVTTQIIVNTTAAGVQLGNLPVVSSTVGDTTPPCSAVADIVFIVDGTGSVGLENFERMKTFIGQLFAYLDIGENAVRVSIVQYAAQARTEFFLDQYYDLQEAQDAVDGIEYMGGYTLTGKAIDFATNLHFDLRKGARADVTKIAVVITDGRSYDDVNRPARRMRQAGIVTIAVGVGNNLDRDQLTAIAGDPKTLLSLDGFDRLQDLTTSLPTMLCDVGTSQQIVVSICITTIYDTNLLNANSSDSTALFQQVVQGLTTTFASSPGIAAVQPIGFAPGCGGVVSTVQCAVAPFALETVSNTFQTLQVNLGDLTIVPAETTVVSAASRTTVIVTVELTLDYTVDLQDTSSQAYIDLSVTIENAVLQVFAANPADIQSVSITSVAPGASATTTSVTVSVVTLGANVDVTTQIIVNTTAAGVQLGNLPVVSSTVGDTTPPCSAVADIVFIVDGTGSVGLENFERMKTFIRQLFAYLDIGENAVRVSIVQYAAQARTEFFLDQYYDLQEAQDAVDGIEYMGGYTLTGKAIDFATNLHFDLRKGARADVTKIAVVITDGRSYDDVNRPARRMRQAGIVTIAVGVGNNLDRDQLTAIAGDPKTLLSLDGFDRLQDLTTSLPTMLCDVGTSQQIVVSICITTIYDTNLLNANSSDSTALFQQVVQGLTTTFASSPGIAAVQPIGFAPGCGGVVSTVQCAVAPFALETVSNTFQTLQVNLGDLTIVPAETTVVSAASRTTVIVTVELTLDYTVDLQDTSSQAYIDLSVTIENAVLQVFAANPADIQSVSITSVAPGLSATSTSVTIGVVAVGDNTAATTSQIVNITAPGVLLGNLPVISTDIGDTPPPCPAAMDLVFVLDGTGSVGEENFESMKTIVQKIVADFSISPSQTRVGIIQYANTQRMEISLDAYSDVDSLQQAIADIEYMGGGTLTGQALDYTRKFGFSPNNGARPDVVQVAIVITDGVSNDEVSNPAQRMRKAQIVTYAVGIGSNLDNDQLLSIAGTSENVIVVSDFNRLTDLATTLPQQVCEVGKGAQLFISLSITSVTFTNDLLNADSSAYVTLVQQVNVGVTQTLGNVAGLNIIQVINFVPATSGVVVYCQGIAGLWASDSVTQSIASLPASFGPLTIDPATIEVAPTDTVGLYVSMEVQESFNGELMDQSSVTFQTLSTSLQVSTFNEFQEALSVSIVQFSAGSIATTTYVVLLIMVKTSVQTTFIQNFDAAIQSGSYGTLTVVSGSIATTEPTCPNQLDIIFVLDGSGSIGTDNFERIKTFVSKAVTRFNIGPTQTQIGVIQYSNQPQSEILLNDHQDAASLQQAISSINYLQGGTNTGKALRYLANNAFSGKNGARAGVSKVAIVVTDGRSSDDVVRPALNAGKEGIVLYAVGIGGSVDYQELRDIASSDDKVVNVTDFSGLQSVGNTLPDQVCQTGVEVFVQIPITGQTFNAELLNPLSVEYSTFSAVIAGWATRTLQGVSGFQSYQIVAIRPSTNGVTIVLRLVTAVFAQSMVTSTIQTDLQSGSLGSFTVNAAGIQVATEGFSTIHATIAYIGTFTAPLLDPTSTVFISLVQQMEVALFNIFVSVQGLYAIEVLQFNPLPNLIIAHAQFVIQPSALEEMQTTFATAVSGGLLDTLPVDPLRTTIEEFDAGCFTPLDIAILLDGSDGVSSDDFEAEKSFAKLFLNEFDIGQDNSRVTVFQYGTEPRQEFALDTYETDQDVQDAIADTEYMGGDRNLGQAIRYMATYGFSGRNGARRSIPSVAIIITGGESLDEVASAASKARRSGLILYAIGVGNATVPAELAAIATTANTSYAAASFAALKDLRGALADEICTIGTVQIASMDISEDVTDLGDSAEYQALKAKIEQDVAEVIGPAGADQVNVLGLRVLP